A stretch of Camelina sativa cultivar DH55 chromosome 18, Cs, whole genome shotgun sequence DNA encodes these proteins:
- the LOC104763641 gene encoding uncharacterized protein LOC104763641 encodes MVEWRGQNPAPASMMIISNQVHTVFAWDLARLQQRTLYNLFLVYSIEYGFLTFLSTCREWFWEKLLWYADGENRSPTLVQEKCSDTGELSSVTLYCKSCNFDSQSPQNFRKHLSSYKHKREEAIDPTETVVDCVTEEWARDYPATPEYATAQIAVWWNLFQCPIPKGYDARRVQPSLEAAFKNLGYSGPVSITAFGDLNRIPDHLLRGLSSTGINVVHSCYANTCTVIYEDIEIWVDSNPPPATIMVITDTLEPVDSISFSGLFM; translated from the exons CAAAATCCTGCTCCGGCTTCAATGATGATCATATCCAATCAGGTGCACACTGTCTTCGCTTGGGATCTGGCCCGGCTACAACAACGAACGCTATACAACCTTTTTCTGGTTTATTCAATCGAGTATGGGTTTTTGACATTCCTGAGTACTTGTAGAGAGTGGTTTTGGGAAAAATTACTATGGTACGCGGATGGTGAGAACAGAAGCCCAACACTTGTTCAGGAGAAGTGCAGTGACACGGGCGAGTTATCATCTGTCACGCTTTACTGCAAATCTTGCAACTTCGATTCCCAAAGCCCTCAAAATTTCAGGAAGCATCTCTCGAGTTATAAGCATAAACGAGAA GAGGCTATAGACCCTACGGAGACAGTAGTTGACTGTGTAACAGAGGAGTGGGCAAGGGACTACCCGGCGACGCCTGAATACGCGACAGCTCAAATAGCGGTGTGGTGGAACTTGTTTCAATGTCCGATCCCCAAGGGATATGATGCTCGTCGGGTCCAGCCGAGTTTAGAAGCGGCATTCAAGAATCTTGGCTACTCTGGTCCTGTCTCCATCACTGCCTTTGGCGACCTAAACCGTATCCCTGATCACCTCCTGCGAGGGCTCTCTTCCACTGGAATCAATGTTGTGCATTCCTGTTACG CTAACACATGCACTGTAATTTATGAAGATATCGAGATTTGGGTAGATTCTAATCCTCCTCCGGCTACTATAATGGTCATAACGGATACTTTGGAACCAGTCGATTCAATTT CTTTTTCTGGCTTATTCATGTAG